From a region of the Polynucleobacter corsicus genome:
- a CDS encoding methyltransferase family protein, whose product MNSSPPKSIFDKGAWYVVVQGILIGFILFGPQGSHLVSSEPLAATLQSCGIAIGLLACLIMVIAVINLGKNLTPLPCPKDDAVLIQTGLYRYVRHPIYFGVLLAALAWLLIFPGLYLLAYSICLFLLFDIKARREEVWLVERFPDYRAYQARVKKLIPGIY is encoded by the coding sequence ATGAATTCATCACCCCCTAAATCCATCTTTGATAAAGGTGCGTGGTATGTGGTGGTTCAAGGCATCTTGATTGGCTTCATCTTATTTGGACCTCAAGGGTCTCATCTAGTCAGCTCAGAGCCGCTGGCTGCTACCCTTCAATCTTGTGGCATTGCTATTGGCTTGCTAGCTTGTTTAATTATGGTGATTGCCGTAATTAACCTAGGAAAAAATCTCACCCCCTTACCTTGTCCTAAAGACGATGCTGTTCTCATTCAGACTGGCTTATACCGGTATGTTCGGCACCCAATTTATTTCGGAGTTCTCTTGGCGGCTCTGGCCTGGCTACTCATCTTCCCTGGGCTCTATCTATTAGCTTATTCGATCTGCTTATTTCTATTGTTTGACATCAAGGCTAGGCGTGAAGAGGTTTGGTTGGTTGAGCGCTTTCCTGATTACAGGGCCTATCAAGCCAGAGTTAAAAAACTGATTCCGGGAATTTATTGA
- a CDS encoding phosphoadenylyl-sulfate reductase, whose product MIAPEFWPIPVNAPSESELARKTATLKQRLLDIAARFQDIRFATSLAAEDMVITDAIVQSKANIQLFTLATGRLHRETVDMTKTTERHYGISIAQAYPEESDVQEFIDQYGMNGFYDGEVAKKACCGARKIKPLNAALLGADAWLTGQRREQSTTRVELNLEELDDARGIAKFNPLFDWTEADIWAYIKQEGVPIHPLHLKGYPSIGCEPCTRQVKQGEDIRAGRWWWLQSDSKECGLHVNK is encoded by the coding sequence ATGATTGCTCCAGAATTTTGGCCCATTCCCGTAAATGCACCCTCTGAGTCTGAATTAGCCAGAAAGACGGCCACTCTCAAGCAGCGCCTTCTAGATATTGCCGCACGATTCCAAGACATTCGGTTTGCTACGAGCTTGGCTGCTGAGGACATGGTGATCACTGATGCGATTGTTCAATCTAAGGCCAACATTCAGTTATTTACCTTAGCCACTGGTCGCCTGCATCGAGAAACTGTGGATATGACTAAAACCACAGAAAGGCACTATGGGATTTCGATTGCCCAAGCCTATCCAGAAGAAAGTGATGTTCAAGAATTCATCGATCAATACGGCATGAATGGTTTTTACGATGGAGAGGTAGCTAAGAAAGCTTGCTGTGGCGCTCGCAAAATTAAGCCTTTGAATGCCGCCTTACTTGGCGCTGATGCATGGTTGACTGGACAACGACGTGAACAATCCACTACCCGTGTTGAGTTGAACTTGGAAGAACTCGATGATGCCCGTGGCATTGCTAAATTCAATCCATTATTTGATTGGACTGAGGCTGATATTTGGGCCTACATCAAACAAGAGGGCGTACCCATTCATCCACTGCACTTAAAGGGCTACCCCAGTATTGGTTGCGAGCCTTGCACGCGCCAAGTGAAACAAGGCGAGGATATTCGTGCAGGTCGCTGGTGGTGGTTACAAAGCGATAGCAAAGAATGCGGTCTTCACGTAAATAAATAA
- a CDS encoding sulfate adenylyltransferase subunit 1 yields the protein MTTNQNQNVVRFITAGSVDDGKSTLIGRLLYDTKSILVDQLESLSKTKHARVTSSDAGVDLALLTDGLEAEREQGITIDVAYRYFSTPKRKFIVADAPGHEQYTRNLVTGASQSDVAVILVDATRVDLNTTPATLLAQTKRHAAIVHLLGLRHVIFAINKMDLLNFDEAAFNAIKITIKDLCKKIGLSEPTLIPMSALLGANVVTPSKYTSWYKGPTLLQWLEGLDTSPQSEKTGLRFPVQYVARQDGSASDDFRGYLGQIESGSIRVGQKIKVLPENREATVSKIYLGNRSNREHTSNEVESAQTGESAAISLIEDIDVSRGCLFISAKDANPPTLSKQISADLCWLDTEPLSLSRKYALRHTTNTIGAKVKVIERVLDVQTLSHALETHPLEANEIGRISFVLQKPIVADLFDQSQRIGAFILIDEATNHTVAAGMIREAIA from the coding sequence ATGACTACCAATCAAAATCAAAATGTAGTCCGCTTCATCACTGCTGGTAGCGTAGATGATGGCAAGAGCACGCTCATTGGTCGATTACTTTACGACACCAAATCTATTTTGGTGGATCAGCTCGAATCTTTATCGAAAACTAAGCATGCCCGTGTGACTTCATCAGATGCAGGTGTTGATTTGGCGCTACTTACTGATGGTCTTGAGGCTGAGCGTGAACAAGGCATTACTATCGATGTCGCTTATCGCTATTTTTCTACGCCTAAGCGGAAGTTTATTGTGGCTGACGCTCCGGGTCATGAGCAATACACGCGAAATCTAGTTACGGGCGCATCTCAATCCGATGTCGCGGTGATTTTGGTAGATGCCACTCGAGTAGATCTCAATACCACTCCAGCCACTTTATTGGCTCAAACTAAACGACATGCCGCAATTGTGCATTTATTAGGTTTGCGCCACGTTATTTTTGCCATCAACAAAATGGATTTGCTCAATTTTGATGAGGCTGCTTTCAATGCTATCAAAATAACAATTAAAGACTTGTGCAAAAAAATTGGCTTGTCTGAACCCACTTTAATTCCGATGTCCGCTCTACTCGGCGCCAACGTTGTCACGCCTAGCAAATATACGTCTTGGTACAAGGGGCCCACGTTACTTCAGTGGCTTGAGGGTCTAGATACTAGCCCTCAATCAGAAAAAACTGGGTTACGCTTTCCAGTGCAATATGTTGCCCGTCAGGATGGCAGCGCTTCCGATGACTTCCGCGGCTACCTAGGTCAAATTGAGTCCGGCAGTATTCGAGTGGGTCAAAAAATTAAAGTTCTACCAGAGAATCGCGAGGCAACTGTTTCGAAGATCTACTTAGGTAATCGTTCAAATCGCGAGCACACCAGCAATGAGGTGGAGTCCGCTCAAACAGGTGAATCCGCGGCGATTAGCCTGATTGAAGATATCGATGTCTCAAGAGGTTGCTTATTTATCAGCGCTAAAGATGCCAATCCACCAACACTCAGCAAGCAGATCTCTGCTGATCTTTGCTGGCTTGATACCGAACCACTCTCCCTGAGTCGGAAGTATGCTTTGCGTCACACTACCAATACGATTGGCGCCAAGGTCAAAGTAATTGAGAGGGTGCTAGACGTACAAACACTTTCTCATGCGCTAGAAACTCATCCGCTAGAGGCAAATGAAATCGGTCGCATATCCTTCGTTCTGCAAAAACCTATTGTTGCCGACTTGTTTGATCAATCTCAACGCATTGGTGCATTTATCCTCATTGATGAAGCCACAAACCATACTGTTGCGGCCGGAATGATTCGAGAGGCTATCGCTTAG
- the cysD gene encoding sulfate adenylyltransferase subunit CysD: protein MQEQKLLDDHLDWLEAESIYIIREVVAQCANPAMLFSGGKDSIVMFHLASKAFQFGDRPVKLPFPILHIDTGHNYPEVIAYRDSVVEKTGVKLIVGRVEDSIKKGTVRLRKETDSRNAAQAVTLLEAIAEHDFDALMGGARRDEEKARAKERIFSFRDEFGQWDPKAQRPELWNLYNARISQGENMRVFPISNWTELDIWQYIARENLELPSIYYTHEREVVRKNSLLVPVTNITPKAPGDISEILNVRFRTVGDISCTCPVLSTAANPIDIIAETAITEITERGATRMDDQTNEASMERRKKEGYF, encoded by the coding sequence ATGCAAGAACAAAAATTACTAGATGACCATTTAGATTGGCTAGAAGCTGAGTCGATCTACATCATTCGTGAAGTGGTAGCACAGTGCGCAAACCCTGCCATGCTGTTCTCTGGCGGCAAAGATTCGATTGTAATGTTTCACCTGGCTAGCAAAGCCTTTCAGTTTGGCGATCGCCCAGTAAAGCTCCCCTTCCCCATTCTGCATATTGATACCGGGCATAACTATCCAGAAGTCATCGCCTATCGAGACTCTGTAGTCGAAAAAACCGGCGTGAAACTCATTGTTGGGCGTGTAGAAGACTCCATCAAAAAAGGGACTGTGCGTTTACGAAAAGAAACCGATTCTCGCAATGCCGCTCAGGCAGTAACCTTGCTTGAAGCCATTGCTGAGCATGATTTTGATGCCCTTATGGGTGGGGCACGCCGTGATGAAGAAAAAGCTCGTGCCAAAGAACGCATCTTCTCCTTCCGCGATGAATTTGGCCAATGGGATCCTAAAGCTCAACGCCCAGAACTTTGGAACCTATACAACGCACGCATTTCTCAAGGAGAGAATATGCGCGTGTTCCCGATCTCCAATTGGACGGAGCTTGATATTTGGCAATACATCGCTCGCGAGAATTTAGAGCTACCAAGTATTTACTATACCCATGAACGCGAAGTGGTTCGTAAGAATAGCCTCTTAGTCCCTGTTACCAATATCACACCTAAGGCACCGGGCGATATTAGCGAGATTCTAAATGTGCGTTTTCGCACTGTAGGCGATATCAGTTGCACTTGCCCAGTCCTTAGTACGGCCGCTAATCCCATCGACATCATCGCTGAAACTGCGATTACAGAAATTACAGAGCGTGGCGCTACACGCATGGATGATCAAACTAATGAGGCCTCTATGGAGCGCCGAAAGAAAGAAGGCTACTTCTAA
- a CDS encoding disulfide bond formation protein B — MSRIKYIYLALLSLGLVIFAVILQQVGYQGVSFLPCPLCILQRVGYLGIAIFCFLAASFNPLRKLFHVLATLSAAYGLSVVGRQVWLLSHPEISCGIDPLEIWINQFQLVQGLPWLFKADGICSAKLPAILGLQVPEWSFLWLTFFLLVLAVTFFKKLPK, encoded by the coding sequence ATGAGTCGGATCAAATACATTTACCTCGCTTTGCTTAGCCTGGGGCTAGTAATCTTTGCCGTCATTCTCCAGCAAGTTGGATATCAAGGAGTGAGCTTTCTGCCATGCCCACTTTGCATTCTGCAAAGGGTTGGGTACTTAGGTATCGCCATCTTTTGTTTTTTAGCTGCTAGCTTTAATCCCCTGAGAAAGCTTTTCCATGTACTGGCAACACTTTCAGCGGCCTACGGACTTTCAGTGGTAGGACGTCAAGTCTGGTTGCTTTCGCACCCAGAAATCTCGTGTGGAATTGATCCACTAGAGATCTGGATCAATCAATTTCAATTGGTTCAAGGCTTGCCTTGGTTATTTAAAGCAGATGGTATTTGTTCTGCAAAGTTACCAGCAATCTTGGGCTTGCAAGTACCGGAGTGGTCTTTTCTCTGGCTAACCTTTTTCCTATTAGTTCTTGCAGTCACCTTCTTTAAAAAATTACCTAAATAA
- a CDS encoding OsmC family protein, which produces MSDSPSVKLVQQSDYQFAIHYNEERDPIYGDEPPPLGRSQGATPSQFLLAGVANCLSDSLLFALRKFKQNPEPIETKASCEIGRNAENRLRIMAIQVEIRIGVPGKTLENLDRVLAQFQDFCTVSSSVSLGIPVNVTVIDSENTKLYSAT; this is translated from the coding sequence ATGAGCGACTCCCCATCGGTCAAATTAGTGCAGCAAAGCGATTATCAATTTGCCATCCATTACAACGAAGAGCGTGATCCTATTTATGGAGACGAGCCACCGCCATTGGGTAGATCTCAAGGCGCTACACCGTCACAATTTTTATTGGCCGGAGTAGCCAATTGCCTATCTGATTCTTTGCTATTCGCATTACGAAAGTTCAAGCAAAATCCTGAGCCAATCGAAACTAAAGCCAGTTGCGAAATAGGTAGAAATGCAGAAAACCGTTTGCGGATCATGGCAATCCAGGTGGAGATTCGGATTGGTGTACCAGGAAAGACTTTGGAAAACCTTGATCGCGTATTGGCGCAATTTCAGGATTTCTGTACCGTGTCTTCTAGCGTGAGCTTGGGTATTCCGGTCAATGTTACGGTAATCGATAGCGAGAATACGAAGTTATATTCTGCTACCTAA
- a CDS encoding sulfite exporter TauE/SafE family protein: MFNFLIDSSHFIISGALVGLLVGMTGVGGGSLMTPLLTLIFGVAPTAAVGTDLAFAAITKGFGTAAHRLHGNVRWDIVRLLCIGSISTTILSILVLKYVGPVSKDWNHVISISIGISVLLTAASLLFRSKILKWVQANPRYLPTGTALKTATISVGAVIGILVTVSSIGAGAIGATLILLLYPHLKASEVAGTDIAYAVPLTALAGLGHWWLGNVHFDLLFGLLIGSVPAIWLGAKLSSALSERATRTTLAGTLFLVGVKLVSS; encoded by the coding sequence ATGTTTAACTTCTTAATTGATTCCTCACATTTCATTATTTCCGGCGCGCTAGTTGGACTATTGGTTGGCATGACAGGCGTCGGTGGGGGGTCACTGATGACGCCATTGCTGACGCTGATATTCGGGGTTGCTCCCACGGCCGCCGTCGGAACAGATCTAGCATTCGCAGCCATCACCAAAGGGTTTGGCACTGCAGCGCATCGCCTTCATGGAAATGTACGCTGGGATATTGTTCGCCTTCTCTGCATAGGTAGTATTAGTACCACAATACTTTCCATCCTCGTTTTGAAATATGTCGGCCCAGTTTCAAAAGACTGGAATCATGTCATTAGCATTTCCATTGGAATATCTGTTTTATTAACGGCAGCATCTCTTCTCTTTAGATCCAAGATCTTAAAATGGGTACAAGCGAATCCGCGCTACCTCCCTACTGGCACCGCTCTTAAGACTGCAACCATAAGTGTTGGCGCTGTAATTGGAATCCTGGTAACGGTCTCTTCAATTGGTGCCGGTGCAATTGGAGCAACGCTCATCCTTTTACTCTATCCGCATTTAAAAGCATCAGAAGTTGCTGGCACTGATATTGCCTATGCCGTGCCATTGACTGCGCTGGCTGGACTAGGGCATTGGTGGCTCGGAAACGTGCATTTTGACTTGCTGTTTGGATTGCTAATTGGCTCCGTGCCGGCCATTTGGTTAGGCGCAAAACTCTCCAGCGCACTGTCTGAGAGAGCCACAAGAACAACTCTTGCGGGAACATTATTTTTGGTTGGAGTTAAGCTGGTGTCTTCATGA
- the prfB gene encoding peptide chain release factor 2 (programmed frameshift) translates to MEAEQLNIISNTLSDLLTREQALRGYLDFEVKSRRLTEVNSILEDPTIWDDQKKAQALGKEKKLLDGVVATLTDLNSNITGALELFDMAKEESDFETITAIEQDVESYSKIIHDLEFRRMFHNEMDSCNCFIDVQAGAGGTEACDWASILLRQYLKYCERKGYKTEILEESDGDVAGIKSATIKVDGEYAYGHLRSETGVHRLVRKSPFDSSNGRHTSFASIYVYPEIDDSIEIDVNPADIRTDTYRASGAGGQHINKTDSAVRLTHLPTGIVVQCQNDRSQHRNRAEAMTMLKSRLYEHEMQKRRAEQDKLEASKTDVGWGHQIRSYVLDQSRIKDLRTNVEISNTQKVLDGDLDAFIEASLKQGV, encoded by the exons ATGGAAGCCGAACAACTCAATATTATTTCAAATACCCTGTCCGATCTGCTCACCCGTGAGCAAGCACTTCGGGGGTATCTT GACTTCGAAGTAAAGTCACGACGCCTTACTGAAGTTAACTCTATTCTTGAAGATCCCACCATCTGGGATGATCAAAAGAAAGCGCAAGCCCTCGGCAAAGAGAAAAAATTGCTCGATGGTGTTGTTGCCACCCTCACCGATTTAAACAGCAATATCACTGGCGCCCTCGAATTATTCGATATGGCTAAAGAAGAAAGTGATTTTGAAACTATTACTGCTATCGAGCAAGACGTTGAGAGCTACAGCAAGATCATTCATGATCTCGAGTTCCGCCGTATGTTTCATAACGAAATGGATTCTTGTAATTGCTTTATCGATGTTCAAGCGGGCGCTGGTGGAACAGAGGCTTGCGACTGGGCGAGCATACTTCTGCGCCAATACCTGAAGTATTGCGAGCGCAAGGGCTACAAAACAGAAATCCTAGAAGAATCCGATGGTGATGTTGCCGGTATCAAGAGTGCCACTATCAAGGTGGATGGTGAATATGCTTACGGACACCTACGCTCAGAAACTGGTGTACACCGTTTAGTACGCAAGTCACCCTTTGACTCTTCCAATGGTCGCCATACTTCTTTTGCCAGTATCTACGTATACCCAGAGATTGATGACTCGATTGAGATTGACGTTAATCCAGCAGATATTCGTACTGATACCTATCGTGCCTCTGGTGCGGGTGGTCAGCATATTAACAAAACCGACTCTGCTGTTCGCTTAACCCACCTACCTACTGGAATCGTGGTGCAGTGTCAGAATGACCGAAGCCAGCACCGCAATAGGGCTGAAGCGATGACGATGCTCAAGTCACGCCTGTATGAGCATGAGATGCAAAAACGTCGTGCCGAACAAGATAAGCTTGAAGCCAGTAAAACTGATGTGGGCTGGGGTCATCAGATCCGCTCCTATGTGCTGGACCAAAGTCGGATTAAAGACTTACGTACTAACGTTGAGATCTCGAATACACAAAAAGTATTAGATGGCGATCTCGATGCCTTTATTGAAGCCAGCCTGAAGCAAGGCGTTTGA
- the lysS gene encoding lysine--tRNA ligase, whose translation MNDPVNSTPHQATAPESVDENHIIAERREKLAKLREGGIAFPNDFVPTHLATDLHTHYDSLTKEELAAKKVHVKVAGRMVLKRVMGKASFATIQDRSGQIQFYINDEISGADIHGAFKHWDMGDFISAEGNLFKTNKGELSVECSKLRLLSKSLRPLPDKFHGLSDLETKYRQRYVDLIVNPESRNTFRARSNTIASLRRHMLDADFMEVETPMLHPIPGGATAKPFITHHNALDMQMFLRIAPELYLKRLVVGGFERVFEINRNFRNEGVSPRHNPEFTMMEFYAAYTDYRWLMDFTEGLIRAAAMDAQGTAVLTHQGRELDLSKPFQRLTITEAILKYCGQSNKSYEAAQLEDAAFIRAELKKGGENPDSPTLKNAGIGALQLALFELVAESHLWEPTYIIDYPIEVSPLARESDTRPGITERFELFITGREIANGFSELNDAEDQANRFRKQVEQKEAGDEEAMYFDHDFIRALEYGMPPTGGCGIGIDRLVMLLTDAPNIRDVILFPHLRREEE comes from the coding sequence ATGAACGATCCAGTGAATTCAACTCCCCACCAAGCTACAGCTCCTGAATCTGTAGATGAAAACCACATCATCGCCGAGCGTCGTGAGAAATTAGCCAAGCTACGTGAAGGTGGCATCGCGTTTCCGAACGACTTCGTACCGACCCACTTAGCTACAGATCTTCACACTCACTACGACAGCCTCACTAAAGAGGAATTGGCAGCCAAGAAGGTACATGTCAAAGTGGCTGGTCGCATGGTGCTCAAGCGGGTGATGGGTAAGGCCAGCTTTGCGACTATTCAAGATCGCAGTGGCCAGATTCAGTTCTACATTAATGATGAAATCAGCGGTGCCGATATTCATGGTGCATTTAAGCACTGGGATATGGGTGACTTTATCTCTGCTGAAGGGAATCTATTTAAAACTAATAAGGGTGAGCTCTCAGTTGAATGCAGCAAGCTGCGCCTGCTGAGCAAGTCTTTACGTCCACTACCAGATAAGTTCCATGGTTTATCAGACTTAGAGACTAAGTATCGCCAACGCTATGTTGACTTGATCGTCAATCCAGAAAGTCGCAATACTTTCAGAGCGCGCAGTAATACGATTGCTTCTTTGCGTCGCCACATGCTCGATGCCGACTTCATGGAGGTGGAAACACCCATGCTCCACCCGATTCCGGGTGGCGCAACTGCTAAGCCATTTATTACGCACCACAATGCTTTAGACATGCAAATGTTCTTGCGCATTGCACCGGAGTTGTATTTAAAGCGCCTGGTAGTGGGTGGCTTTGAACGCGTGTTTGAAATTAATCGTAACTTCCGTAACGAGGGTGTTAGCCCACGTCACAATCCAGAATTTACGATGATGGAATTCTATGCAGCCTATACCGATTACCGTTGGTTGATGGATTTTACGGAAGGCTTGATTCGTGCTGCTGCAATGGACGCACAAGGTACCGCTGTTCTAACCCACCAAGGTCGTGAACTGGATCTGAGTAAACCCTTCCAGCGCTTGACGATTACCGAAGCCATCCTGAAATATTGTGGCCAGTCAAACAAGAGCTACGAAGCTGCTCAATTAGAAGACGCTGCATTCATTCGCGCTGAATTGAAAAAAGGTGGCGAGAATCCAGACTCTCCTACCCTCAAGAACGCTGGCATTGGCGCCCTTCAATTAGCTCTCTTTGAATTGGTTGCTGAGTCACACCTATGGGAGCCAACCTATATCATCGATTACCCAATCGAGGTGAGTCCTCTTGCCCGTGAATCTGATACCCGCCCTGGTATTACCGAGCGCTTTGAATTGTTCATCACAGGACGTGAAATCGCTAACGGCTTTTCAGAGTTAAATGATGCGGAAGATCAAGCTAATCGCTTCCGTAAGCAAGTGGAGCAAAAAGAAGCGGGCGATGAAGAGGCAATGTACTTTGACCATGACTTCATTCGTGCGCTGGAATATGGCATGCCCCCGACTGGTGGTTGCGGTATTGGTATTGACCGCTTAGTCATGTTGTTGACTGACGCACCAAATATTCGTGATGTCATTCTCTTCCCACATCTGCGTCGCGAAGAAGAGTAA
- the recJ gene encoding single-stranded-DNA-specific exonuclease RecJ, with translation MSLFSQRPFSDRTASWLQQSGLHPLLARLYAARGIDKPEELSLDLKQLLSPVKLKNCISTASLLADILERKESMLVVADYDCDGATACAVALRGLKMLGGPDTPIQFLVPNRFTMGYGLTPEVVDLAAQQVPKPKYLITVDNGIASEAGVDRARELGMEVIVTDHHLPGDRLPKATAIVNPNQPGCSFPSKALAGVGVMFYLLVALRAELRQRGKFTAETQPKIENLLDLVALGTVADVAQLDHNNRILVSNGLKRIRAGASQAGIQALFQAAVRDPRKANTFDLGFAIGPRLNAAGRLADMALGIRLLICDQPEEAIELAYELDRINRERRVIEGGMQEAALAHLAEDQLAGTMAERSSICLWNAEWHQGVVGIVASRLKERFNRPAIVFAPADGANGEELRGSGRSLTGFHLRDALDIVSKREPGLILKFGGHAMAAGLSIRKADFEKFDAVFQQVANGLLNDELLERRHIHDGPLDLSEFTPETGDLLAEEIWGQGFPQPIFYGEFEIGQQSLMKEKHLRLQLRPVGSGPLASKPFTGVWFNHTQSLPAKAKLAYRIVTDRFQGQARVQLMIEAHDEG, from the coding sequence ATGAGCCTATTCTCTCAGCGCCCCTTCTCTGATCGCACGGCTAGCTGGTTACAGCAAAGTGGTCTACACCCATTGCTGGCAAGACTATACGCGGCTCGCGGCATTGATAAACCAGAGGAACTCTCTTTAGATCTAAAGCAACTACTCTCACCAGTAAAACTGAAGAACTGCATTAGTACTGCCAGTCTACTAGCCGATATTTTGGAGCGCAAAGAATCGATGCTGGTAGTAGCAGACTATGACTGTGATGGCGCCACTGCATGTGCTGTAGCTCTGCGTGGATTGAAGATGCTGGGTGGGCCAGATACTCCCATTCAGTTTCTAGTGCCAAACCGTTTTACGATGGGTTATGGACTAACACCAGAGGTGGTTGATCTTGCTGCTCAGCAAGTTCCCAAGCCAAAATATCTCATCACGGTGGATAACGGCATTGCCAGCGAAGCTGGAGTAGACCGAGCTCGCGAGCTTGGAATGGAAGTCATTGTGACTGACCACCACCTACCAGGCGATCGACTGCCCAAAGCTACTGCAATCGTCAATCCCAATCAACCGGGTTGTAGCTTTCCGAGCAAAGCGCTTGCCGGTGTTGGCGTGATGTTCTATCTATTAGTTGCTTTACGAGCAGAACTTCGACAGCGCGGTAAATTTACTGCTGAAACACAACCCAAGATTGAGAACCTATTGGATCTCGTGGCCTTGGGCACTGTAGCGGATGTGGCACAGCTGGATCACAATAACCGTATCCTGGTTTCGAATGGTCTGAAGCGTATTCGTGCAGGCGCATCTCAGGCAGGTATTCAGGCACTGTTTCAGGCGGCTGTGCGCGATCCTCGCAAGGCCAATACCTTTGACCTAGGTTTTGCCATCGGCCCTCGTTTAAATGCAGCAGGCCGTCTGGCGGACATGGCTTTGGGTATTCGTTTATTAATTTGCGATCAACCCGAAGAAGCCATTGAGCTAGCTTATGAACTCGATCGCATTAATCGTGAGCGGCGTGTCATTGAAGGCGGTATGCAAGAAGCTGCTCTCGCTCACCTAGCTGAAGATCAATTGGCAGGCACTATGGCTGAGCGTTCCAGTATCTGCCTATGGAATGCAGAGTGGCATCAAGGCGTGGTTGGCATCGTGGCCTCTCGTCTGAAAGAACGCTTTAATAGACCTGCGATTGTCTTCGCTCCTGCCGATGGCGCTAATGGGGAAGAATTGCGTGGCTCAGGTAGATCGCTGACAGGTTTTCATCTGCGCGATGCCTTGGATATTGTTTCTAAGCGCGAGCCCGGCTTAATTCTCAAGTTTGGTGGCCATGCCATGGCAGCAGGCCTCAGTATTAGAAAAGCCGATTTTGAAAAGTTTGACGCTGTGTTTCAGCAGGTTGCCAATGGCTTACTCAATGATGAATTGCTAGAGCGTCGCCATATTCATGATGGTCCACTAGATCTGTCTGAATTTACACCCGAAACCGGCGATCTCCTAGCTGAAGAAATCTGGGGACAAGGCTTTCCGCAACCCATTTTTTATGGGGAATTTGAGATTGGGCAGCAAAGCCTCATGAAAGAAAAACATCTGCGTTTGCAGCTACGTCCGGTGGGAAGCGGTCCATTGGCTAGCAAGCCATTTACTGGAGTCTGGTTTAACCACACCCAATCCTTACCGGCCAAGGCCAAGCTGGCCTATCGCATAGTCACTGACCGTTTTCAAGGGCAGGCACGCGTACAACTCATGATTGAGGCGCACGACGAGGGCTAG
- a CDS encoding ferredoxin--NADP reductase, producing MAAYNTETVLTVHHWNDTLFSFTTTRNKGLRFRSGHFLMIGLEVEGKPLVRAYSVASPNYEEHLEFLSIKVQDGPLTSRLQKIQVGDPILVSEKSVGTLVIDDLNPGKYLYLFSTGTGLAPFMSIIRDPDTYEKFEKVVLIHGVRLVSELAYADYIKNELTQDEYIGEIIREKLIYYPTVTREAFKHTGRLTTAIESGQLFKDIGLPPLDPVVDRAMICGSPSMLKETAEMLDAKGFKVSPSLGQLGDYVFERAFVEK from the coding sequence ATGGCAGCCTACAACACCGAAACCGTCCTCACAGTCCATCACTGGAACGACACCCTATTTAGCTTTACTACCACCAGAAACAAAGGTCTGCGCTTTCGTAGCGGCCATTTTTTGATGATTGGCTTAGAGGTTGAAGGCAAGCCATTAGTACGCGCCTATAGCGTGGCAAGCCCTAATTACGAAGAGCATTTAGAGTTTTTGAGCATCAAGGTTCAAGATGGCCCCCTTACCTCTCGCCTCCAAAAGATTCAGGTCGGTGACCCTATTTTGGTGAGCGAAAAATCCGTTGGCACCTTGGTTATTGATGATTTAAATCCAGGTAAGTACCTCTATTTATTTAGCACTGGTACGGGGCTAGCGCCATTCATGAGCATCATTCGTGATCCAGATACTTATGAGAAGTTTGAAAAAGTCGTCTTGATTCATGGTGTGCGCCTGGTTAGCGAATTAGCCTACGCTGATTACATTAAAAATGAACTCACTCAAGATGAATACATCGGTGAAATCATTCGTGAGAAGTTAATCTATTACCCAACTGTGACACGTGAGGCTTTTAAGCACACCGGTCGTTTAACTACCGCCATTGAATCTGGTCAACTCTTTAAAGATATTGGCCTACCCCCATTAGATCCAGTGGTCGATCGCGCGATGATCTGCGGTAGCCCATCCATGCTGAAAGAAACTGCTGAGATGCTAGATGCCAAAGGCTTCAAGGTTTCCCCCAGCCTGGGTCAGCTAGGTGACTACGTATTCGAACGGGCATTCGTAGAAAAGTAA